From a single Bremerella cremea genomic region:
- a CDS encoding DUF1559 domain-containing protein — protein MSKKQGFTLVELLVVIAIIGVLIALLLPAVQQAREAARRMTCSNNLKQIGLALHNYHDTFKTFPPASVQSNTLSWNVLILPFIEQGALHDQFNFNSGSWNAGTNKEGPNKLIHGLNRISGFLCPSGTIEQVVHGSSTLSDGRKGYVSHYYGNQGPRTGQILGQAAGNEYPSVGGTQLGAFLNRNSIKFRDITDGTSNTLQVGEITGLLGTGDQKFDGSSWVRGETDASAKYVKHGINTLGSTFAYMPFNSHHPGGAQFQLCDGSSRFVPETIDMGIYRALSSRAYGEVVSEE, from the coding sequence ATGTCAAAAAAGCAAGGCTTTACGCTGGTTGAGCTTCTTGTCGTCATCGCCATCATTGGCGTTTTAATCGCTCTTTTGCTGCCGGCAGTGCAGCAAGCACGCGAGGCCGCACGTCGCATGACTTGTAGCAACAACCTCAAACAAATTGGATTGGCGCTGCACAACTATCACGACACGTTCAAAACGTTTCCGCCCGCCAGTGTGCAGAGTAATACACTCTCGTGGAACGTGCTGATTTTGCCATTCATCGAACAAGGGGCACTGCACGATCAATTCAATTTCAACAGCGGATCGTGGAACGCTGGCACCAACAAAGAAGGCCCGAACAAGCTGATTCACGGCTTGAATCGTATTTCTGGCTTCCTTTGCCCAAGCGGTACCATTGAGCAAGTCGTGCACGGTTCGAGTACCCTTTCGGATGGTCGCAAAGGTTACGTTTCTCACTACTATGGCAACCAAGGACCGCGTACCGGCCAAATCCTGGGCCAGGCAGCAGGAAACGAATACCCGAGTGTTGGTGGCACGCAGCTCGGTGCTTTCCTTAACCGCAATTCGATCAAGTTCCGCGATATCACCGATGGTACGTCCAACACACTGCAAGTAGGAGAGATTACCGGTCTCCTGGGAACGGGCGATCAGAAGTTCGATGGGTCGAGTTGGGTTCGTGGGGAAACGGATGCTTCTGCCAAGTATGTCAAGCACGGTATCAACACGCTTGGCTCCACCTTTGCCTACATGCCGTTCAACAGTCATCATCCTGGCGGCGCCCAATTTCAACTATGCGACGGCAGTTCTCGCTTCGTGCCTGAAACAATCGATATGGGAATCTATCGGGCTCTCTCTTCGCGTGCCTACGGCGAAGTCGTTTCTGAGGAATAA